The Acinetobacter lwoffii genomic sequence CATCCAGAACAGCGCAAACTAATTTTTGTCGGTGATCTATGTGACCGGGGGCAAGACAGTGTTGCGGTGATCAAATGCGTCAAACAGCTGGTAGATGAAGGCTATGCACAATGTGTGATGGGTAATCATGAATTGAACCTATTGACCGATACTTTGCGGGAAGGCAATGGCTGGTTTTTTGGTTCACCGCATCAGGATGATCTGAAACCTTTTGATTCGATCCAAGCCTCAATCAAAGATCGACAATGGATTCTGGATTTTTTAAATAGCTTACCGTTGGCCTTGGAGTCGGAGCAGCTGCGTGTTGTACATGCCTGTTGGCATCAAGGATCAATTGATCAATTACGCAATTCTGGTTTTACTTCGCTTGGCGAAGCCTATGCTGATTTCGTTCAACATACAGCGCTGGATCTGCAAGCCTTAGGTATTAATGAATTCATCCAGATAGAGCAGCAACGCTACCAACACCAGTTCAAAGACCCGGCTGCAACTTTACCTTTATTGCAACATCTCGCAGAAAAAGAGCTACGTGAGCAAATGCACAATCCGATTCGGGTCATTACTTCTGGTGCGGAAAAAATCGCCTTAGAACCGATTTATGCCGGTGGAAGGTGGCGGATGATCGACCGCGTGCCATGGTGGGACAGCTATACCGACCAAATTCCAGTCATTACTGGACATTATTGGCGGAACTTTAAATCTACTGAAGAAAAAACCGGTTTACTCAAATCGATCGATGCACTGCAATGGTATGGACAGCAACAAAACGTATTTTGTGTGGATTATTCAGTGGGTAAACGCTATCTCGATCGTCAACAGGGTGTCGCGTTCAGACATCGACTCGGCGCCTTAAGATTTCCAGAAAATATCTTGAGCTTTGAAGATGGCAATCAGTATTCAGTTCAGCGGTTCTGAGAAAAGGCAATTTTCTGATACAAAAAAAGCAGCTTTTCCAGCCGCTTTTTTTACAGAATCTAGATTTTATTCTGCTTCGATTATTTCATAATCATGGGTGATTTCAACACCGCCATCAGACAGCATTTTGCTGGCAGAGCAATATTTTTCAGCAGAAAGTTCTACGGCTTTTGCGACCTGTTTCTCTTTAATCGCTTTGCCGGTCACTACAAAATGCAAGTGAATTTTCGTGAATACTGCCGGAATTGTATCTGCACGTTCAGCCTTTAATTCGCAGCGTACATCGGTAATATCCTGACGAGCCTTCTTTAAAATGGTAACAATATCAAAAGACGCACAACCGCCCAGACCCGTTAAAAGCAGTTCCATAGGACGGGGACCACGGTTTTCACCACCGTATTCAGCTGAACCATCCATGATAAGGCTATGACCACTTTGAGTTTTTGCTTCAAAAGCAACATTCTCTAACCAATGAACGCTTGTTTGCATTGCAACTACCTAAAAAAAGCTATAAATTTGTCAAGTAACTGTACACTAACATAAATTGGGTTGATACGGAATTTCAATCCCACTGTGTGACAAGTTCACATTAGGTCTTGTGCGATCTATAAATTATCCATAATCGGAACTGTTAGCATGACTTCAAACTTTTCACAATTAAGCACTGATGCGCTTTCTCCGGGGCAATTACCAGAATCCGTGAAAGCACTGTTAAAACGTGCATATATTAATCGTTATCCAAAACGTACCACGATCATTGATGCAGGATCAGAATCTAAATCTTTATATTTAATTCTGAAGGGGTCTGTATCTATCATTCTTCGTGAAGATGATGATCGTGAAATTGTCGTGGCATATTTAAATGCGGGTGACTTCTTTGGGGAAATGGGTCTATTCGAGGTTAATCCACAACGTACTGCGGAAGTTCGTACCCGTGATGTGTGTGAAATTGCCGAAATTACCTATGAAAACTTTCACGAAATTAGCAAGCAATATCCTGATCTGAGCTATGCAGTATTTGCTCAATTAGTACGCCGCTTGAAAAATACCACACGTAAAGTCACTGATCTGGCATTTATTGATGTTTCAGGCCGGATTGCACGTTGTCTGATCGACCTGTCTTCACAGCCAGAAGCGATGATTTTGCCGAATGGCCGTCAGATTCGTATTACCCGTCAGGAAATTGGTCGCATTGTTGGCTGTTCCCGCGAAATGGTCGGACGTGTACTAAAAACCCTGGAAGAGCAGGGCATGATCGAAACCGATGGTAAAGCCATCCTGATCTTTGATGCTTCATTAGAAGAAGCATCTGAAGCAGTGGCAGATGGTGCCATAGACGAATAATCCAGATATTAAAAAGCAAATCTTCGGATTTGCTTTTTTTATGCGTCATTACTCAATACATAAAAATTTAGAACAAGCTTCTCAGAAAAGATGATTTAAGTCTCCCTTATAATTCCGATAGGCTATAGCCCACTTGATCTCAATTCACTGAATAAAATTCACAGGATGTTTTTATGCAATTCAGACCATTGGCGGATACCGGCATTTTTTTGCCAGAAATTTGTTTGGGCACCATGACCTTTGGTGAGCAGAACACACAAGAACAGGCTTTTCAGCAACTGGATTATGCTTTAGATCAGGGAGTG encodes the following:
- a CDS encoding metallophosphoesterase gives rise to the protein MKYSFIQQAFTGPVDIVGDIHGEIAALEQLIQVLGYDRNGHHPEQRKLIFVGDLCDRGQDSVAVIKCVKQLVDEGYAQCVMGNHELNLLTDTLREGNGWFFGSPHQDDLKPFDSIQASIKDRQWILDFLNSLPLALESEQLRVVHACWHQGSIDQLRNSGFTSLGEAYADFVQHTALDLQALGINEFIQIEQQRYQHQFKDPAATLPLLQHLAEKELREQMHNPIRVITSGAEKIALEPIYAGGRWRMIDRVPWWDSYTDQIPVITGHYWRNFKSTEEKTGLLKSIDALQWYGQQQNVFCVDYSVGKRYLDRQQGVAFRHRLGALRFPENILSFEDGNQYSVQRF
- a CDS encoding OsmC family protein, yielding MQTSVHWLENVAFEAKTQSGHSLIMDGSAEYGGENRGPRPMELLLTGLGGCASFDIVTILKKARQDITDVRCELKAERADTIPAVFTKIHLHFVVTGKAIKEKQVAKAVELSAEKYCSASKMLSDGGVEITHDYEIIEAE
- the crp gene encoding cAMP-activated global transcriptional regulator CRP, whose translation is MTSNFSQLSTDALSPGQLPESVKALLKRAYINRYPKRTTIIDAGSESKSLYLILKGSVSIILREDDDREIVVAYLNAGDFFGEMGLFEVNPQRTAEVRTRDVCEIAEITYENFHEISKQYPDLSYAVFAQLVRRLKNTTRKVTDLAFIDVSGRIARCLIDLSSQPEAMILPNGRQIRITRQEIGRIVGCSREMVGRVLKTLEEQGMIETDGKAILIFDASLEEASEAVADGAIDE